ACTGCACGAAGTTGTAGAGCATGCCGGAGAAGTTCACCGGATGGCCGTGAGAAAGGTGTCCACCGTGGTCGAGCTTGAGGCCGAGGACCTTGTCGCCCGGTTTGAGGACGGCGAAATACACGGCGGCGTTGGCCGGAGAACCGGACAGCGGCTGGATGTTCACGTGGTCGCAACCAAAGAGCTTCTTGCAACGTTCGATGGCCAATGCTTCCATCTTGTCGATCACTTCGTTACCACCGTAGTAGCGCTTGCCCACGTAGCCTTCGCTGTACTTGTTGGTCAGCACGGAGCCCATGGCTTCCATGACGGCCTTGGAGGTGTAGTTTTCGGAAGCGATGAGTTCGATGCCATATTCCTGGCGTTCGGCTTCTTCCTGGATGATGTTGTAGATTTCCGGATCGGTCTGTTGCAGTGTAGATTTGAGCATTTAGCTACTCCTTGATTTGTACGCGGACAAATGTAGTAAAATAGAGCCTAGAAACTAGGGGTTAGGGGCTAGTGATGATAACAGAATCATCAAGATTCTCGCTGGAGTTTATCCCGCACTTGATGCGGGACGAGAATGACGCAGACAGGGCTCAGTAAGAATCTATTTGATACTCAACGAGTTACAGAATTACGGCGAAGAAATGTCTTTCGGTTCACTTCGTGACGGCGATGGTTCGCGCTACGAACCTTCTGACCAAGAGCATTGAATTTGGCAGAAGGCAAAACCAGAGATTCATCCTCATCATGTCTCTGATTTTCAAATTTTCCCTTAAGGGCGGATGTGCCCTTCGGTGCACAGCCAGTCCGGTAAACGCCCCTCATGTCAAAGGCAATCATGTCGATATTGGGGCCGCCGTCAGACGTTGTTGATTCAATGGTGAGGCTGAAATCCAGGGCATCCACCCACACATTTTCAACGTAAGCCGTATCCCAGGTATCCCAAGACTGAGTTGGCGGAAAATCTACATCGTAAGTAAAATTGTCCACCGTTATTTTCATGGGCCTAGAAACGGCACCTCCATTGGAATACCTTACAAGGAGTCTTGCACTTTCGGCAGACTGGTCAGAGGTGATACGGTAAACCGCCTTGGAGGCTTCGGCGTTTGCAATATTGAAGAATCCTTGACCCGTATACCCCTCATGGTTGGAGTCCGTAGTTCCTTCTCCATCCTCCGGCATGCTCATATCGATAGGCGACAACCAGACACCGCCTGTTTCGCCCGTATAGCAGAGTTTCGGGTCGATGGTTGCTGCACTACTGCTGCTATTTTCCGTTGCAGAAGATGAACTGGAGTGAATCATTTCTTCGCCATGAGCAGTCTTCTGGCACGCCGCGCCGCCCTCAAAGACGGCCGTATAAGTCGCCCCACGGTGCAGCGTTTTATTTCCGTAATAATTAGAATCTGCCGTCAGCAGGTTGCAATCATCGTCGTACCAGCCTTGAAACTTTTTTCCAAAACTCCCGGGACTCACATGCAAGGTAAATGGGGCACCGCCGGGCAGTTTCTGATTGTGGGTAATCAAGCCACTGCTGCTAGAAACATTGGCCTTGACCGTAAAATCGTATCGGGGCTTCAACGCCGACACCAGTCCCATCAAACTAGACTTTGCCTCGCCAGAAAGGTAGTCCTCGTTCAAAGCATTTTCCAGTTCCTCTGCAATCCACTGGCAGTGTGCAATGGAACCCGATTCCTGAAAATGAGTGGTTCCATCGTTCGTGACCCCATCTGGATAATTCGGGTATTCTCCTTTCAGGAACATCTTGAACTGGTAACGGGAAACATAATCGGGATTCCA
The sequence above is drawn from the Fibrobacter sp. genome and encodes:
- a CDS encoding GDSL family lipase — translated: MKSVLKFLAIAAAFLLVALGDSSSFTIHIVGDSTVCTYRDNVYPQTGWGQILGSFFDGSRVRVNNVAIGGRSSKTFIQEGRLGALKNDVQKGDFLFVQWGHNDRYFGNSSRQVPFDSLGYWLQQYVDSAKAWGATPVFVTPMNMNMGANGRNIFTEYDVVGKMLELAKSNHIPYVNLNAKSYNSYSKNWNPDYVSRYQFKMFLKGEYPNYPDGVTNDGTTHFQESGSIAHCQWIAEELENALNEDYLSGEAKSSLMGLVSALKPRYDFTVKANVSSSSGLITHNQKLPGGAPFTLHVSPGSFGKKFQGWYDDDCNLLTADSNYYGNKTLHRGATYTAVFEGGAACQKTAHGEEMIHSSSSSATENSSSSAATIDPKLCYTGETGGVWLSPIDMSMPEDGEGTTDSNHEGYTGQGFFNIANAEASKAVYRITSDQSAESARLLVRYSNGGAVSRPMKITVDNFTYDVDFPPTQSWDTWDTAYVENVWVDALDFSLTIESTTSDGGPNIDMIAFDMRGVYRTGCAPKGTSALKGKFENQRHDEDESLVLPSAKFNALGQKVRSANHRRHEVNRKTFLRRNSVTR